The genomic interval TGAAGCAGATTATGCTTGGATTTATTTTACGCTTTCTGCACCCGCTTTCAGGCTGAACAAAGACATTTATATTACAGGAATGTTTAACAATTACAGTCTGTCGCCAGAATATAAAATGGATTATAATACTGATAAAGGCGTTTTTGAAAAAGCGATTATGATTAAACAAGGTTTTACCAATTTTCAGTACACAGTTGCCGACAAAAAAGGAGTTATTGATTATGAAAATGCTATTGATGGAAACTTCTATCAAACTGAAAATGAATACACCATTTTGGTCTATTATAAAGAGGCAACAGACCGCTACCAGCGCGTAATCGGAAAAGGAAATGCAAACTCTATCAATATAGTCAACTAAAACAAATGTTAAGGTTCTAGATTAAATGATTTTTTTTTGTAGCTTTGCCACTATAACACTCACATATATACTGCGTTAGTATGGTTTCTCAGATAACACGAGGCATAAAAATATCAGTTTTGACTAGTTTTGAAGGCACTTACTTCAAAAACTACAAGATTCATTTTGCTTTTAGTTATGTAGTTACAATCGAAAATCATAGTAAAGATTCTGTTCAGTTAACATCGCGTCATTGGGAAATTTTCGATTCTCTTAATGACTTAGAAGTTGTAGATGGCGAAGGTGTAATTGGCAAAAAACCAGTTTTAAAACCTGGAGAAAATCACACTTACAGTTCTGGCTGTTTATTATCATCTCCTTATGGAGCAATGAAAGGTCATTTTAATATGATCAATTTTACTACTACAAAAATATTCAAAGTAATTGTGCCTACTTTTAGAATGTGCGCTCCTTTTGCCTTAAACTAATTTTTAGTTAAGCAGCAGTTTCTTTTTATTATTCCGTTTATCTTAACTTTTTTCAAAAAGAGTAATCTTTTGTATAAGCAATTTGTTAATTTATAGTCAACATAAACTTGTTGTACAATAAAATACAACTTTTTAATATTGTATTGTGATATATTCAAATTATCATTTGTACTTTTGTAAAAAATTAAACAAATCGTAATTTTAAAATAATTTATCCCATGTTAAAAGGATTCTTTCATGTACCAAAAGCGGTAAACGAGCCTGTAAAAAGCTACGCACCGAACTCGCCAGAAAAAGCAGCTGTTCAGGCAGCTTACACCACAATGTGGAATTCTCAAATTGACGTTCCATTACATATTGGAAGCGAAGAAATTAGAACTGGAAACACAAGAAACATTACCGCGCCACATGATCACCAGCATGTTGTTGGAAAATATCATTTGGCTGAAAAACAACATATTGAAAAAGCAATTGCAAATGCACTTGAATCAAGAAAAGCATGGGCAAATATGGCATGGGAACAACGTGCTGCTATTTTCTTAAAAGCTGCTGAACTTATTGCAGGACCATATAGAGCTCGTATTAATGCAGCAACAATGATCGGTCAGTCTAAAAATATTCACCAAGCAGAAATTGATGCTTCTTGTGAATTAATCGACTTTTTACGTTACAATGTTGAGTTTATGACTCAAATCTACAACGATCAGCCAAAATCAGATTCTACTGTTTGGAACCGTGTAGAATACAGACCTTTAGAAGGTTTTGTTTATGCAATTACTCCTTTTAACTTTACAGCTATCGCTGCTAACCTTCCTGCAAGTGCCGCAATGATGGGTAATGTTGTGGTTTGGAAACCAAGTGATAGTCAAGTATTTTCTACAAAAATTATTTTAGAAGTATTCAAAGAGGCTGGAGTTCCTGATGGAGTTATCAATGTAGTTTTTGGAGACGCATTAATGATTACAGATACTGTTTTAGAAAGCCGTGATTTTGCTGGTGTTCACTTTACAGGTTCAACTCACGTATTTAAAGATATTTGGGCAAAAATTGGAGCTAACATTCACAATTACAAAACTTACCCAAGAATCGTTGGTGAAACTGGTGGTAAAGATTTTATCATTGCTCACCCAAGCGCAAACGTAAAACAAGTAGTTACAGGAATTACACGTGGAGCTTTTGAATTTCAAGGACAAAAATGTTCTGCTGCTTCTAGAGCTTATATTCCGCAAAGTTTATGGCCAGCTGTAAAAGAACAATTGATTACTGATGTAAAATCTATGAAAATGGGTTCTCCAGAAGATTTTGGAAACTTTATTACAGCAGTTATTCACGAAGGTTCTTTTGATAAATTAGCAAGTTATATCGACCAAGCTAAAAAAGATGCTGACGCAGAAATTATTATTGGAGGAAATTACGATAAATCTGTTGGATATTTTGTTGAGCCAACTGTTATTGTAACTACAAACCCAAAATATACTACAATGGAAACTGAGTTGTTCGGACCAGTTATTACTATTTATGTTTATGAAGATGCTAAATGGGAAGAAACTTTAGAATTAGTTGATACTACTTCTGAGTATGCTTTAACTGGAGCAGTTTTCAGCCAAGATCGTTATGCTATTGAAGTTGCTACAACTAAATTGCAAAACTCTGCTGGTAACTTCTACATCAACGACAAACCAACTGGAGCAGTTGTTGGAATGCAGCCATTTGGTGGAGCAAGAGCTTCTGGAACTAACGACAAAGCAGGTTCTGCATTGAACTTATTACGTTGGGCTTCTCCGAGAACTATCAAAGAAACTTTTGTAACTCCAGAAGATTACAGATATCCTTTCTTAGGATAATTTTGTTTGAAGTTTCAGGTTTCAAGTTTTTTGACCTGTCGACATACAAAAGGCCGAATCTTTCATTAGATTCGGCTTTTTGCTTTTATATTCCATGCACTTATGATTATATTTTGTAATACTTTTCTTATATTACTAAAAACCAATACTTTAGGTAAATCAAAAACCTTATTCTGTTATTTTTTAGACTTTTAGTTCCCATTTTGATAACCTCATCGTTATAATTTTGTCTTATTAAATAAGTTGAAAAAAATAAAATAATATAAGACATGAGAAATTTAAACAATGTTCCAAAAGTAATAATGGAATCAAAAAGTATTGGACATCCAATTAACTATAAATGGACAAAAAAGAAAATAAATGATTTGCTAGATCCAATTGAAGGAAATGACGATTTAGAAAATATACTAAAGCAAATTAACCATAAAGGTTCTATAGGTTTAACGGCTGCTTTGTTAGAATGGATTTACTGGCGCTTTACAGGATACACTCAAGCTACAAACGATACTCAAAAACGTATCGAAGCATTATGGTGCTCTATTAACAACAAAGAACAAACAAATCCTTTATTATTTGACACAGACTTTCAGACACCAGCTACTGGTTCTGTAAATGGAGCTTTATGGATTGCTTTAATGAATGTAAGAATGATTGATGTGAGATACAGAAAAGGCTCTCACTATTTACAAAATGAACTTGTGGGATTGGTTTTGTTAGCTAGACATATTACACCTAGAAAGAAAAAATTTGATAATTGGTTTAGCGAAATTATTTCAGATTTAATGCATACACATCCAAATTCATATAAAAATAGCGAATTGGATGAAACTGACGAAGCTATCTATGATTCGTCAAATGAACCTGTAATCTCTCGCGAATATTTCTTTGACTCTGAATTTAATTATACAATCGACGCCTCAGAAAATGCGCTTCATAATTTCATTGACAATTTAGATCATAAAGCAAATTCTTTTTTAAACTTTTCAAAAAAAGCATCTTAATTGCAATTGTTTATTTTAATTCAAAAAATAACCCGATCAAAAAATTTATGATCGGGTTGTTATATAAAATCTAAGGCTTAAACTTTAAAGGAAGATGTACCACTTTTTTAGTTTCAAAAAATTCATCTTCAAAATAATCTGTCAAATTGTATAAAGTAGCGCTTGGAAAATCTTTTAATTCTTCGGCTAAATCACCACCTTTTAAATAAAGAATTCCATTTTTTAGTTTATGCTTATGCTGTTTTTTGATTTTATCTTTAATCCAAGAAACAAAATCTGGCATATTGGTTACAGCACGGCTTACAATAAAATCGAAGTCACCTTTTACCAATTCTGCACGTTTTTGTTCTGCTTTTACGTTCTTTAATTCTAATGCATCAGCAACACCTTGCACTACTTTTATTTTTTTTGCGATAACATCAATCAAATAAAAACGCGTTTCAGGAAAAAGAATCGCTAACGGAATTCCTGGAAAACCGCCTCCAGTTCCAACATCTAAAACAGTTGTTCCAGGTTCGAACTTCATAATTTTAGCGATTCCTAGCGAATGTAAAATATGTTTTGTATATAAAGAATCAATGTCTTTGCGTGAAATCACATTGATTTTTTCATTCCAATCGTGGTATAAAAAGTCTAATTTTTGAAATTGTTCGATTTGAAGATCGGTCAAATCAGGAAAATATTTCAATATCTCATCCATTGCTGTAAATTTTTAACAAAAGTACTACTTTACGATTGAAATATTTAACTCAATTTTGCAAATTGAAAATTTATAATAATTACCTTTGAAAACTATTTAAATTAATTATGAATAACAACGCTCCAATTTTTGCTAGGCAAGACAATCTGAAGTTTTTCAGAACACTTAACTCACGGGTAAACAATTACTTCAAGGAGAACAACATTCAGAAGACTGGAAACTGGAAGTTACATTTAAAAGCTGTTATTCTTTTTGCGGTTTTCCTTACGCCATACTTTTTGATTCTTACACTTAATATGCCTTTTTGGGTAATGTTACTTTTATCTATAGTTATGGGAATCGGAATGGCAGGCGTTGGAATGAACGTAATGCACGATGGAAATCACGGTTCTTATTCTAATAAAAACTGGATTAATAAATTTATGGGAGGCACTATCTATGTCTTGGCTGGAAATGTTTATAACTGGCAAGTACAACATAATGTATTACACCATACTTATACAAATATTCCTGGACACGATGAAGATTTAGACGCAGGGAGAATTATCCGTTTTACAGAACATGCAGAATGGCATAGTTTTCACCGTTTTCAGCATTATTATTCTGTATTTTTATATGGTCTTTTAACTTTCAACTGGGCAATTACAACCGATTTCAAACAAATGCGTAATTACCTAAAAAGAAAATTATCTTACGGAGAACCAAAAAGCCCAAAAATTCTTTGGACAACTTTAATAATTACCAAGATTATTTATGTTTCAATCTGGATTGTTTTACCAATGTTAATCGGAATTACATGGTGGAAAGTACTTCTTGGATTTTTTGTAATGCATTATACAACTGGTTTAATATTAAGTGTTGTATTTCAATTGGCACACGTTGTTGATCATACCACAAATCCAACTCCAAATGATTTAGGCGAAATGGATAATACTTGGGCTATTCACCAATTGTACACTACAACTAATTTTGCACCAAAAAATGCAATCGTAAATTGGTACACTGGCGGATTAAACCATCAAATCGAGCATCATATTTTCCCACATATTAGTCACATTCATTATGGTAAAATTGCAAAAATCGTAAAAGAAACTGCAAAAGAATGCAATTTACCATATTACGAATACAAAACAATGAGAAGTGCCATTGTAGCTCACTTCAAACATTTACGTGAATTGGGAATGAAACCAGAGTTATCAGTTTAAAAACTAAAAAAAAATCTATTAATAATAACCTTCCTTAAACAACACAGCAAATTTAAGGACATTCAAAATTTTTATAATGAATCATATTCTTTCGGACAGAATCAACAATCTTGCGACATCGCAAACATTAGCAATGGCCGCTTTGGCAAGAGAATTAAAAGCACAAGGAAAAGATATTATCAGCTTAAGTTTAGGCGAGCCAGATTTCAATACACCAGACTTTATTAAAGAAGCTGCAAAAAAAGCAATCGACGATAATTACAGCACCTATTCTCCAGTTGATGGATACCAAGATTTAAAAGAAGCTATCTGCAGAAAATTCAAAAGAGACAATGATTTAGAGTACAAACCATCTCAAATTGTAGTTTCTACAGGAGCAAAACAATCATTATACAACATTGCACAAGTAATGTTAAACGACGGTGACGAAGTTATTTTACCAGCACCTTACTGGGTTTCTTATTTCGAAATCGTAAAACTTTCTGGCGGAGTTCCTGTTGAAGTTCCAACTTCTGTTGAAACAGATTTCAAAATTACTCCAGAACAATTAGAAGCGGCTATCACACCTAAAACAAAAATGATGTGGTTTTCTTCTCCATGTAACCCATCTGGATCTGTTTACAGCAGAGAAGAATTAACAGCACTTGCAAAAGTTTTAGAAAAACACCCAAATATTTACGTGGTTGCAGACGAAATTTATGAGCACATCAATTTCTCAGGAACTTTCTGCAGTATCGGTTCTATCCCAGGAATGTTAGAAAAAACAATCACAGTAAACGGAGTTGCAAAAGCATTTGCCATGACAGGATACAGAATTGGTTATATTGGAGCACCAGAATTCATCGCAAAAGCGTGTACAAAAATTCAAGGACAAGTAACTTCTGGAGCAAATTCAGTTGCACAAAGAGCTACAATTACAGCTGTAGATGCAGATCCAAGCGTATTAAACGAAATGGTTCAAGCTTTCCACGGACGTAGAGATTTAGTTGTCGGATTATTAAAAGAAATTCCAGGAGTAAAAATCAACGTTCCAGAAGGAGCTTTTTACGTATTCCCAGACGTTTCATCTTTCTTTGGAAAAACTTTAAAAGGACACGAAATCAAAGATGCAAACGATGTTTCAATGTATCTTTTGGCAGAAGCAAACGTTGCAACAGTAACGGGTGACGCTTTTGGAAATCCAAACTGTATTCGTTTCTCTTACGCAACAAGCAACGATATTTTAAAAGAAGCATTACGCAGAATCAAAGAAGCTTTGACTGCATAACAATATTCTAAGTTTTTATAAAAACGGCTTAAGGTTCAAAAGTTTCATCACTTTTATACTTTAAGCTGTTTTTTTTATGGGCGTGTCCTTCGGCCGGGCTATCCGCTATATCTTTTATGGCGAACCCCGCCATAAAAGGATATCGCTCCTATCCCTCACGCAAAACGTTAAACAAGAAAAATTCATTTTCAAAAGAAATAAATCTGCTAAAATCTGCTAAATCTGCGTGAAACAAAAAAATTACAAAATTCCCATTCTACAATATTGTAAAACCTCAACTATAATCCTGTAAGACATAATGCTTTAGAAATCACCAACTTTGTAATGTATTAATTTAAAAACTATTACGTCATGATACATACAGATGAAACCACAAAAGAAGCAGTTAAAACTCTAGAAGGATTAATTTCAATTCTTGAAGATGGAAAACTAGGATATACAAATGCAGCCGAGCATGTAGAAAACCCAGCAATGAAAACTGACTTCCTTGAATATGCACGAGAAAGAGCTTTATTTATTGTTGAATTACAAGACGAAATCAATAAACTCGGGAAATCAACAGAAACTTCTGGTGGCGGACCACTTGGAGCTTTGCACCGAACTTGGATTGATATCAAATCATCATTTACAGGAGGCGATACAGAAGCTATCATTAATGCCTGCATTACAGGAGAAGAAGCTGCAATTGAAAAATACAAAAAAGCACTCGAAGAAAATGAATTGGAACACAGCCAAGTTTATGTTGTTTCTAAACAATTAAACAGTATTCAAAATACTTTATCACAAATTAAAATGAGAGTGAATTAATCGATCGATCGATTCATGCTTTTTTTTTGAGAACTGCTCGGTCTTCGGATTGAGCAGTTTTTTTTATTTGTTAAACTGAAAATAAATCTTACATTCGTTTCAACCAATTCGCAACCAAAAAACTAAAAAACCATATGACATTAACTTTACGCTGTTATATTATTTTACTATTCGCAATTTTATTTTCTTCATTAACACAAGCACAAACATCTGGCAATTTCATCAAAGCCTCAATAGGTTATGGATCTAGCAGTTCTTACTACATTGAAGATTATGGAAGTCAAGATGAAGTTGATGTTATGGGAGGAGGACTTTATCTTCAGGGTGAGTATATTATAGGACTAAAATCGTGGTTTAGTATAAGACCTTACGCTGGTGGCATTTTTGAATCTGTTGACAAAAATCAAAATATACAAAATCAACCTCAATATAAAGTAACAACTAATGCTTTTTTAATGGGAGGAAAAGTTCGTTTTTGCGCTCCAATTCCATGGGTTGCACCATTTATAGAAGGAGGTATTGGAACTTCAATAGGCAAATTCGAAACCTTTACACCAAAAGTTAATTTTAGTAAAAGCACTATTTTATTACATATTCCATTTAGTATCGGATTGGCAGTAGGCAGGCATAATAATTTTGAAATCGGGATTTCAGGGTATTTTCATCCAAGTGCAAAACAATCAACTGGAGTATTTGCAGTTGGATATAACTTTCCTTTAGATTAGTTTAAAAATAAATCTTAAATAAAGTCCAGTACTATTTTAAAATTTACAAAATATGAAACAATTACTTTTTATTATACTCTTGTCTTTTAAGATTAATACTTATTCTCAGAGCACTCAAACTTCTTTAAATAAAAAAAATCCTGATTTTCATTCAAGCAAACTAGTTTCTGAAACTGTCACAAATAGAACTTTTTATAATCGCAGTGGCACTATAGAGCGCACCAAAGAAATAACATCTTATAATACTCAAAATAACGTTATTGCTGAACTTCGATATGATGAAGACAATAATTTAAAACAACGCTTAACTCGAATTTATGACAGCACTGGAACACTTTGTTTAGCCCGAAAATTAGAGAATTGGCACAGGTATTTAGGTCATTCAATCGAAACAGCAATTTATACCTACGACTCTAAAGGTTTCTTAACAAATGCTTCAGACAAAAATCAAAAAGGGCAAAATTTTAGGAGCACTAATTTCATTAATAATGATAAAGGAGATCCTATTGAGATAATAAATTTCAACGGGAAAGAGATTATTGGAAAAGAAAAAAACGAATATGATTACGATAAAAATAAAGTGATTACTAAATACTTCAATAAAAATGATGAATTAGTTAGTTCACAAACAAGCATTATTGATTCATCAAAAATGAACCCTAATGATATTGTAAACGAACATGGCGATATAATTAAATCAGATAACTACGAAAAAGAGATATCATACGACAAATTTGGAAACTGGATTAAAGAAAAATATTCCGTAATAAGAGATGGCAAACTCACTAAACAATCCGAAACGTCGCGAACTATAAAATATCTTAAATAAATTATCATCATTCCATATTAAGTTAACAATTTCAAAAAAATCGCTTCATCACTAGCAAACTCGAATAATTTATTAGACCTTTGCACACTTTTTTTCGGGAATACCACAAAAGTCTAAAGTTTTAGAAATGAAGAAGAAAATCGAAATATTAGCTCCTGCTAGAGATTTAATTGGAGGAATCGCAGCCATTAATAGTGGTGCCGATGCAGTATATATTGGTGCACCACAATTTGGAGCACGTTCTAATGCCAACAACTCAATCGAAGATGTTGCTGAGCTTGTAAAATACGCGCATTTATTTAATGCTCAGGTTTTTGTGGTTATGAATACCATTTTGTACGACAACGAATTAGAAACTTGCCGCGCTATGATTTGGGAGTTGTACGATATTGGTGTTGATGCATTGATTATTCAGGATATGGCGATTATGGAAATGGACTTACCTCCCATCGTACTTCACGCCAGTACACAAGCTAATAACCGTGATGCAGATAAAATTAAATTCCTTAAAGATGCAGGAATCAAGCGTGTCGTTTTAGCACGCGAATTGAATCTGCATCAAATTAAAACAATATACGACCACGCTGATGTTGAATTAGAGTTTTTCGTAACTGGAGCATTATGTGTTTCTTTCAGCGGAAACTGTTATATGAGTGTAGCAAACGGAGAACGTAGCGCCAACCGTGGTTCTTGTGCACAAAACTGTCGTTTGCCTTATAACTTAATTGACGGAAACGGAGATACTTTAATCAGAAATAGTCATTTGCTTTCGATTAAAGATTTAGATGTTTCTGATCAGATCCCAAATTTAATTGAAGCTGGAATTGTTTCTTTCAAAATCGAAGGAAGGCTAAAAGACGTTGCTTACGTTAAAAACAACGTTTCTTATTTACGTCAAAAATTAGACAGTTATTTAGAAGGAAGTGATAAATACACAAAAGCTTCTTCTGGAAAATGTACGTATACTTTTGATTCTACTTTAAGCAGAACTTTCAACCGCGGTTACACGGATTATTTCGTCAACGAAAGACATAGTTCTATTGGTTCTTGGGAAAGTCCGAAATCAAAAGGTCAATATATTGGAAAATTAATCCGAACTGTTGGAAATGCTTACGAAATCGAAAACGGTGAATTATTAAATAACGGTGACGGACTTTGCTTCATCAACGAAAATAATGAAGCTGATGGAATCTATGTAAACAAAGCCGAAAACGGAAAAGTTTATCCAAACGTTCTTAAAGAAATAAAAGACGGAACTTTCATCTATAGAAATAACGACGCTGCCTTCATTAAAATTGTAGAAAGAGAAGACAGTGCCATCCGTAAAATTGGAACAACTTTATTACTTACCGAAAACGAAAACGGTTTTGAATTAATTGCAACCGACGAAGACGGAAACGTAAGTACAATAAAATTAGAGCACCCGAAAGAGAAAACGAAAACAGGTGAGTCAATCGAAGAAAACATCAAAGTTCAATTGGCAAAAACAGGTTTTACACCTTACAGCGCCGATGAAATCAATATAATGTTCTCTGAAAACTGGTTCCTTCCTATTTCAAAAATCAACGAAATGAGAAGAAATGTTTTCGAACAATTATCAGAAATTCGTTTGGCAAATTACGTTCGTGAAGAACATCAATTGGTAAAAACGTCACATCCGTATCCAGAAACCAAACTGGATTTCATGTACAACGTTTCGAACAAAACGGCT from Flavobacterium sp. YJ01 carries:
- a CDS encoding acyl-CoA desaturase translates to MNNNAPIFARQDNLKFFRTLNSRVNNYFKENNIQKTGNWKLHLKAVILFAVFLTPYFLILTLNMPFWVMLLLSIVMGIGMAGVGMNVMHDGNHGSYSNKNWINKFMGGTIYVLAGNVYNWQVQHNVLHHTYTNIPGHDEDLDAGRIIRFTEHAEWHSFHRFQHYYSVFLYGLLTFNWAITTDFKQMRNYLKRKLSYGEPKSPKILWTTLIITKIIYVSIWIVLPMLIGITWWKVLLGFFVMHYTTGLILSVVFQLAHVVDHTTNPTPNDLGEMDNTWAIHQLYTTTNFAPKNAIVNWYTGGLNHQIEHHIFPHISHIHYGKIAKIVKETAKECNLPYYEYKTMRSAIVAHFKHLRELGMKPELSV
- a CDS encoding U32 family peptidase: MKKKIEILAPARDLIGGIAAINSGADAVYIGAPQFGARSNANNSIEDVAELVKYAHLFNAQVFVVMNTILYDNELETCRAMIWELYDIGVDALIIQDMAIMEMDLPPIVLHASTQANNRDADKIKFLKDAGIKRVVLARELNLHQIKTIYDHADVELEFFVTGALCVSFSGNCYMSVANGERSANRGSCAQNCRLPYNLIDGNGDTLIRNSHLLSIKDLDVSDQIPNLIEAGIVSFKIEGRLKDVAYVKNNVSYLRQKLDSYLEGSDKYTKASSGKCTYTFDSTLSRTFNRGYTDYFVNERHSSIGSWESPKSKGQYIGKLIRTVGNAYEIENGELLNNGDGLCFINENNEADGIYVNKAENGKVYPNVLKEIKDGTFIYRNNDAAFIKIVEREDSAIRKIGTTLLLTENENGFELIATDEDGNVSTIKLEHPKEKTKTGESIEENIKVQLAKTGFTPYSADEINIMFSENWFLPISKINEMRRNVFEQLSEIRLANYVREEHQLVKTSHPYPETKLDFMYNVSNKTARKFYERHGVTEIEKAFELQWDPGKSRVMTTKYCIKYELKKCPIHQKDIVGVKVKEPLVLKQGELEYKLKFNCKPCEMEIWEKDAEFEIEEDHFH
- a CDS encoding pyridoxal phosphate-dependent aminotransferase, whose protein sequence is MNHILSDRINNLATSQTLAMAALARELKAQGKDIISLSLGEPDFNTPDFIKEAAKKAIDDNYSTYSPVDGYQDLKEAICRKFKRDNDLEYKPSQIVVSTGAKQSLYNIAQVMLNDGDEVILPAPYWVSYFEIVKLSGGVPVEVPTSVETDFKITPEQLEAAITPKTKMMWFSSPCNPSGSVYSREELTALAKVLEKHPNIYVVADEIYEHINFSGTFCSIGSIPGMLEKTITVNGVAKAFAMTGYRIGYIGAPEFIAKACTKIQGQVTSGANSVAQRATITAVDADPSVLNEMVQAFHGRRDLVVGLLKEIPGVKINVPEGAFYVFPDVSSFFGKTLKGHEIKDANDVSMYLLAEANVATVTGDAFGNPNCIRFSYATSNDILKEALRRIKEALTA
- a CDS encoding PA2169 family four-helix-bundle protein, whose translation is MIHTDETTKEAVKTLEGLISILEDGKLGYTNAAEHVENPAMKTDFLEYARERALFIVELQDEINKLGKSTETSGGGPLGALHRTWIDIKSSFTGGDTEAIINACITGEEAAIEKYKKALEENELEHSQVYVVSKQLNSIQNTLSQIKMRVN
- the pruA gene encoding L-glutamate gamma-semialdehyde dehydrogenase codes for the protein MLKGFFHVPKAVNEPVKSYAPNSPEKAAVQAAYTTMWNSQIDVPLHIGSEEIRTGNTRNITAPHDHQHVVGKYHLAEKQHIEKAIANALESRKAWANMAWEQRAAIFLKAAELIAGPYRARINAATMIGQSKNIHQAEIDASCELIDFLRYNVEFMTQIYNDQPKSDSTVWNRVEYRPLEGFVYAITPFNFTAIAANLPASAAMMGNVVVWKPSDSQVFSTKIILEVFKEAGVPDGVINVVFGDALMITDTVLESRDFAGVHFTGSTHVFKDIWAKIGANIHNYKTYPRIVGETGGKDFIIAHPSANVKQVVTGITRGAFEFQGQKCSAASRAYIPQSLWPAVKEQLITDVKSMKMGSPEDFGNFITAVIHEGSFDKLASYIDQAKKDADAEIIIGGNYDKSVGYFVEPTVIVTTNPKYTTMETELFGPVITIYVYEDAKWEETLELVDTTSEYALTGAVFSQDRYAIEVATTKLQNSAGNFYINDKPTGAVVGMQPFGGARASGTNDKAGSALNLLRWASPRTIKETFVTPEDYRYPFLG
- the rsmG gene encoding 16S rRNA (guanine(527)-N(7))-methyltransferase RsmG, which produces MDEILKYFPDLTDLQIEQFQKLDFLYHDWNEKINVISRKDIDSLYTKHILHSLGIAKIMKFEPGTTVLDVGTGGGFPGIPLAILFPETRFYLIDVIAKKIKVVQGVADALELKNVKAEQKRAELVKGDFDFIVSRAVTNMPDFVSWIKDKIKKQHKHKLKNGILYLKGGDLAEELKDFPSATLYNLTDYFEDEFFETKKVVHLPLKFKP
- the apaG gene encoding Co2+/Mg2+ efflux protein ApaG, coding for MVSQITRGIKISVLTSFEGTYFKNYKIHFAFSYVVTIENHSKDSVQLTSRHWEIFDSLNDLEVVDGEGVIGKKPVLKPGENHTYSSGCLLSSPYGAMKGHFNMINFTTTKIFKVIVPTFRMCAPFALN